In Choloepus didactylus isolate mChoDid1 chromosome 18, mChoDid1.pri, whole genome shotgun sequence, a single genomic region encodes these proteins:
- the RPL23 gene encoding 60S ribosomal protein L23: protein MSKRGRGGSSGAKFRISLGLPVGAVINCADNTGAKNLYIISVKGIKGRLNRLPAAGVGDMVMATVKKGKPELRKKVHPAVVIRQRKSYRRKDGVFLYFEDNAGVIVNNKGEMKGSAITGPVAKECADLWPRIASNAGSIA, encoded by the exons ATGTCGAAGCGAG GACGTGGTGGGTCCTCCGGTGCAAAATTCCGGATTTCCCTGGGTCTTCCCGTGGGAGCCGTGATCAACTGCGCTGACAATACAG GAGCCAAAAATCTGTATATTATCTCTGTAAAGGGGATCAAGGGACGGCTGAATAGACTTCCTGCTGCTGGTGTAGGCGACATGGTGATGGCCACAGTAAAGAAGGGCAAACCAGAACTCAGAAAGAAGG TACATCCAGCAGTGGTAATTCGACAACGAAAGTCATATCGGAGAAAAGACGGTGTGTTCCTTTATTTTGAAGATAATGCAGGGGTCATAGTAAACAATAAAGGAGAGATGAAAG GTTCTGCCATCACAGGACCAGTTGCAAAGGAATGTGCAGACTTGTGGCCCAGGATTGCATCCAATGCTGGTAGCATTGCATAA
- the C18H17orf98 gene encoding uncharacterized protein C17orf98 homolog, whose protein sequence is MAHLCECPLRLEKGFILDGVAVSTVARTYASLRPKLWSAIPPYNAQQDYHARRYFQSRVVPPVLRKTDQDHGGTGRDGWIVDYFHIFGPGQRYLNRRNWAGAGHSLQQVTGHDHYNTDLKLINGYNGRFGYRRNTPALRQRPSVFGEVTQFPLF, encoded by the exons ATGGCGCACTTGTGCGAGTGTCCTCTGCGGCTGGAGAAGGGCTTCATCTTGGACGGGGTGGCCGTGAGCACAGTGGCCCGCACCTATGCCAGCCTGAGGCCCAAGCTCTGGTCGGCGATCCCACCCTACAACGCGCAGCAGGACTACCACGCCCGCCGGTACTTCCAGAGTCGCGTGGTCCCGCCCGTTCTGCGGAAAACCGATCAG GATCATGGCGGTACAGGAAGGGACGGTTGGATAGTAGATTATTTCCACATCTTCGGTCCAGGACAGAGATACCTCAACAGGAGAAACTGGGCAGGGGCAG GGCATTCCCTCCAGCAGGTGACCGGGCATGACCACTATAACACAGATCTGAAACTGATCAATGGGTACAACGGTCGATTTGGCTACCGCCGGAACACCCCAGCCCTCCGTCAGCGCCCATCTGTCTTTGGAGAGGTCACCCAATTCCCTCTCTTCTAA